The genomic segment ATTCCAGATATGGTGTCACGCCCTTTGGCTTTGGCGAGGTATAGAGCTTGATCTGCTTCCTGAATGAGTGCTTGAGGAGAGAGAGAAACTTGGGGAATTATGCAAGATACCCCTAAGCTTAGGGTTACTATCTGATGCTCTGAGTTGACGTGGGGAATCTCTAGAGCTTTAATTGCCGCTTGAATTCTTCTGGCGATGGTTAAGGTTCCTGTTAGAGATGTGTTGGGTAGAACTACGGCAAATTCTTCCCCACCATAGCGCGCTACTAAATCGTCAGGACGTTTTAAGACTGAGGCAATGGCTTTAGCGATCGCGATCAGGCATTCGTCTCCTTGCTGATGTCCATAGGTATCATTGTATTGTTTAAAATAATCCACATCACAGAGAATCAAAGAAAGCACATCCTCTGAACGCAACAATCGATTCCATTGTTCTTGTAAATAATTATCAAAGCGATAACGATTAGCTACTTGAGTCAAACCATCCATAGATGAGAGTTTTTGTAATTTCAAGTTAGCTTGGCTTAACTGCTCATAGAGTTCCCCTTGATGAATCGCGATCGCTGTTTGTGTTGTTAATTGACTCAACAGAGTTACTTCTTGGGGTTCCCATTGACGCGTTTCTCTGCATTGATGGACAATCAATAACCCCCACAATTTTTCTTGATGAACTATGGGGAGTACTAAGTTGCTTTTGACTTGATAGCGCGTTAGTAATTCTAGATGACAGGACGCTAATTCTTCTTTGGTAACGTCTGCGATCGCTTTGATTCTTCCTTGGCGGTAATGTTTAATATATTGTTCTCGAAAACAGGGGTCATCGATCAAATCTCCCAAAATTGACAATTCTGACTCAGACACCGATTCTACTACCACTGTACCGCTCCAGTCGGCGTTGAATTGATACAAAAAAACGCGATCAGCTTGCAATAGGTGGCGTACCTCCGTAACTGTAGTTTCCATTATCTCTTCCAGATTTAAAGACTGTCTAATTTTTTGAGCTACCTCCATCACCAGACGTTCACGTATGTTTTGCTTTTTTAACTGCTGTTTCAGAGCGATATAAGCTTCAATCAAACCGCTGTTTTGCCGTACCGACGCCATAACTTCCTGGTGTTCTGATAGGTTTATGGGTTTTTTCAAGGCTAAACTGGCAGCAGGCTGATTTTCAGATGTTTCTCGCTCTATTGACCATTTTTTCATGAGTATTTGACTCAAGGGCTCACTTTCTAAAGGAGGGCTAATCAAATAACCTTGGATCGCGTCGCAATCGAGTTTTTGCAATAAATCCGCTTGTTCCATTGTCTCCACTCCTTCGGCAATGATCTGCAAATTCAAAGATTTACCTAAGAAAATAATACTTTGACAGAGTCTAGCCGCGCTTTCGTCTTCTGCTATATTTGTAATAAATGCTCTGTCGATTTTGAGGATATTAACGGGTAGATTTTTTAAAACGCTCAAAGAAGAATACCCCGTCCCAAAATCATCAATGGCTATTTTAACCCCTTGTTGATTTAGTTTTTCTAAAACTTTCACAGTTTCTGCCAAATTTTCTACCAAAGTACTCTCGGTAATTTCTAGTGTCAAATACTTACCATCCATTTGAGTAGCTGTTAAGATTGACTCGATTCTCCCCAAGAGTGTGGGTTTTGTAAATTGCACCCCTGAGAGATTAACTGACATTTTCAGACTAGGTAATCCCAACATTTCCCACAGACGATGTTGTTCGCAGGCCGTTTTTAATACCCACTCTCCCAGATCATGAATCAGACCAATTTCTTCTGCTAAGGGAATAAATTTAGCAGGTGAAATCCAGCCATGTTTAGGATGATACCAACGCGCTAAAGCCTCTACACCACAAATTGTTTTAGTCTTGAAAGATATTTGGGGTTGATATTGTAGGGTTAATTCTTCACGGCTAATCGCTCTTTTTAAATCGGCGGCGAGGGCTAACCAGTTAAAGTCTTGTTGTTTTAGTTGAGGATTATACAATTGAAACGTATTTTTTCCTCGAGCTTTGGCTTGGTACATCGCTGTTTCTGCGTTGTTGATCAACGTCTCAGCCCTATCTCCGTCATAGGGAGCTAAGGAAATTCCCAAACTTGCACTTAAGTCAATAATATGACTCTGAAAATAAAATGGGTTTTGTAATTTTTGCAGAATTTCTTTACATAATTCTATCAATTCATCTGTGTAGGTTAATTTATGTAATAAGATCATGAATCTATCTCCATGCCATCGCGCTAACAGGGGATTTAATTCTTTTTTCGTTTCTAAATAATCTCTAATTCTTTCTCCAACTTTTTGAACTAAATAATCTCCAACTTTGTGTCCAAGAGATTCATTTATTCTTTTAAATTGGTCTAAATCTAACATCACTATCCCCAGTATTTCCCCTTTTTCTACGGCATTTACTAAGGATAAATTTACCTGATGGCTAAAGATTTGATTATTGGGCAGTTGAGTCAAGCTATCGTAATTAGATCCATGATGAATCAAGCTATCAAGACGTTCTTGAGTGAGGAGTATATAGAGATGTCTGCCGATTTTTTCTGCTAATTTTAGCTCATCATTAGTCCAATAGGGAGAACCTCGCTTCAGTTCACACCAAGTAGCAAAAGATTGACGGGGTTTTTGATTGCGAGAGTCATTTTCTTCTCTTCCGGCCCAATGAATCTCCCATTCTCTCTCCTCACGAAATAGGGTTAAACAGCCCAGCCATTGATGATGATAGTGAAGTATAATAAATAAGAAAGAGTGGATTTCTGGTTTAACATAGTTTAGCAGTTGTTTACAGTCAAAGTTAGCTTCTAACTCTTTTCTGGTATAAGCTTGAGGGTAATAACTCAGGTTTTGCTTTTCTTGATCTATCGGTAAAACTAAGATTTTTTTGATTAAATCTAGCCAATAATTATTAACATCTATTTCTGAACAATAGGGGCGTTGACCATAGTGATGTATTTGGGATGGTTTTCCTGTTAATTCAGGTGTTATGTAAGCTAGTCCTCCATCGGCGTTTAGCTGTTTCACGGAGGTTTCTAAAATTGATGTCCAAGTTTGGTGATTACTCCCTAGATTTTCCCACCAAATCTGATTAATTTGCTCGATAATGTTTTGTTGTTTTTGTTCCTGTTTCGATTGAACGATTAGTGCTTCTTGATTTAAAGCTAGAGAAATTTGTTTACTCAATAGTTGCATCAGAGTCAGCTCTTGTTGTTGAAATCGCCGTGGCTCGCTATGATGAACTACTAATAAGCCCCATAAGTCATTCCAGTAGAATATGGGGACCGTCAAGGAGGATAATACCCCCATAGTTAGCAGGTATTGTAGGTGACATGGATCTGCCGGTTGGTAAATTAGCTCTACTTTGGAGGAGTTTGCTGTGTGAAGCGTTTCGGTGTAAATGGTCTTGCGTCTCGCTGTAACATCGATAGTGACAGCATGAGTAGATTTAACTAATGATTGTCTAACTTTATTGGGTAAATCTGTGTCGGGAAAGTGCAGCCCCAGGAGTGAAGGTAAGCGATCGTGCACCAAAGATTCGGCTACTACTTCGCCACTAGCGTCGGTAGCAAAGCGATAAATCTTCACTCGGTCTACTTGGAGTGTTGTTTGGGCTTCTTGAGCAATCAGAGCTAAGACTTCTTTAAAATTACCATATTCGGGTTGATGGTAAATAAGATGAGTAATCTTAGCAAAAAATGATGAAGAAGCTATATTTTCATCGCTCATTTCTTACTTTACCTAATTTGCGGGCTGAAAAACGTATGTTATGTCTACATTTTAAGACATAAAATCCCAAGTTATCGCCATAATGTCATTTTCTTTACAGAATAGTGGTTAACGCGGGGGTAGATTCGAGCTGAAAAGTAAGAGCGTTGTCTACACAATCAACCCAGATCGTGTCACCTTCTGTAAAAGTATTATCTAAGATTTTGGTGGCTAGAGGATTTTCCAGTTCCCGTTGCATTGCTCTTTTCAAGGGACGAGCACCGTAGATTGGGTCATATCCGGCGTTGACTAGATGATCTTTGGCGCTCTCAGAGAGTTTGAGTCGTAATTTTTGCTCAGCTAAAAGTCTTTCAATTCTCTGCAATTGCAAGGTAACGATTTGGCGTAGTTCTTCCCGCGTTAAGGTATGGAAAATAATTAAATCGTCGATCCGGTTGAGAAACTCAGGACGAAAATGACTGCGCAAGCTAGCGATCGCCAGTTGACACATCTGTTCGTAATCTTGATCATCGGCGGCGTAGTTCAGGATATGTTCACCACCAACATTACTAGTCATGATGATAATGGTGTTGCGAAAGTCTACTAGGCGTCCTTGGGAGTCGGTAATCCGTCCATCATCTAGGACTTGTAATAGGATGTTGAAGACGTCTTTGTGGGCTTTTTCCACCTCATCTAGTAGAACGACCGAGTAGGGGCGACGGCGAATCACCTCAGAGAGTTGTCCTCCTTCTTCGTAACCGACGTAACCCGGAGGTGCTCCCACTAGACGGGAAACGGCGTGTTTTTCCATGTACTCTGACATATCGATTCTGACTAGAGCTTCTTCACTATCAAAAAGGAATTGAGCGATCGCTCTGGCTAATTCGGTTTTACCCACACCCGTCGGTCCCATAAAC from the Gloeocapsa sp. PCC 73106 genome contains:
- a CDS encoding diguanylate cyclase domain-containing protein, which gives rise to MSDENIASSSFFAKITHLIYHQPEYGNFKEVLALIAQEAQTTLQVDRVKIYRFATDASGEVVAESLVHDRLPSLLGLHFPDTDLPNKVRQSLVKSTHAVTIDVTARRKTIYTETLHTANSSKVELIYQPADPCHLQYLLTMGVLSSLTVPIFYWNDLWGLLVVHHSEPRRFQQQELTLMQLLSKQISLALNQEALIVQSKQEQKQQNIIEQINQIWWENLGSNHQTWTSILETSVKQLNADGGLAYITPELTGKPSQIHHYGQRPYCSEIDVNNYWLDLIKKILVLPIDQEKQNLSYYPQAYTRKELEANFDCKQLLNYVKPEIHSFLFIILHYHHQWLGCLTLFREEREWEIHWAGREENDSRNQKPRQSFATWCELKRGSPYWTNDELKLAEKIGRHLYILLTQERLDSLIHHGSNYDSLTQLPNNQIFSHQVNLSLVNAVEKGEILGIVMLDLDQFKRINESLGHKVGDYLVQKVGERIRDYLETKKELNPLLARWHGDRFMILLHKLTYTDELIELCKEILQKLQNPFYFQSHIIDLSASLGISLAPYDGDRAETLINNAETAMYQAKARGKNTFQLYNPQLKQQDFNWLALAADLKRAISREELTLQYQPQISFKTKTICGVEALARWYHPKHGWISPAKFIPLAEEIGLIHDLGEWVLKTACEQHRLWEMLGLPSLKMSVNLSGVQFTKPTLLGRIESILTATQMDGKYLTLEITESTLVENLAETVKVLEKLNQQGVKIAIDDFGTGYSSLSVLKNLPVNILKIDRAFITNIAEDESAARLCQSIIFLGKSLNLQIIAEGVETMEQADLLQKLDCDAIQGYLISPPLESEPLSQILMKKWSIERETSENQPAASLALKKPINLSEHQEVMASVRQNSGLIEAYIALKQQLKKQNIRERLVMEVAQKIRQSLNLEEIMETTVTEVRHLLQADRVFLYQFNADWSGTVVVESVSESELSILGDLIDDPCFREQYIKHYRQGRIKAIADVTKEELASCHLELLTRYQVKSNLVLPIVHQEKLWGLLIVHQCRETRQWEPQEVTLLSQLTTQTAIAIHQGELYEQLSQANLKLQKLSSMDGLTQVANRYRFDNYLQEQWNRLLRSEDVLSLILCDVDYFKQYNDTYGHQQGDECLIAIAKAIASVLKRPDDLVARYGGEEFAVVLPNTSLTGTLTIARRIQAAIKALEIPHVNSEHQIVTLSLGVSCIIPQVSLSPQALIQEADQALYLAKAKGRDTISGIG